One window from the genome of Bacillus rossius redtenbacheri isolate Brsri chromosome 12, Brsri_v3, whole genome shotgun sequence encodes:
- the LOC134537571 gene encoding uncharacterized protein LOC134537571 isoform X3 translates to MDLAALSIFTFTVTGVCLLVMIILCALVVYLLIRLNRLEKTTTPQKHCFFNEGIQPDEELSKRGYTMYKGSSMKSSESEKTSNTSLGSGKTPRNPQANWRNAGNVP, encoded by the exons ATG GATCTGGCTGCCCTTTCCATCTTCACGTTCACGGTGACTGGCGTCTGTCTCCTGGTGATGATAATTCTCTGCGCTTTGGTCGTCTACCTGCTGATTAGACTGAACAG GCTGGAGAAGACGACGACACCCCAGAAGCACTGCTTCTTCAACGAGGGCATCCAGCCGGACGAGGAGCTGTCCAAGAGGGGCTACACCATGTACAAGGG cagttCTATGAAAAGCAGCGAATCTGAGAAGACGAGTAACACATCCCTGGGCAGTGGGAAGACGCCCCGCAATCCGCAGGCCAATTGGAGGAATGCCGGAAATGTGCCGTAG
- the LOC134537571 gene encoding uncharacterized protein LOC134537571 isoform X1 — MDLAALSIFTFTVTGVCLLVMIILCALVVYLLIRLNRLEKTTTPQKHCFFNEGIQPDEELSKRGYTMYKGQVLSSMKSSESEKTSNTSLGSGKTPRNPQANWRNAGNVP; from the exons ATG GATCTGGCTGCCCTTTCCATCTTCACGTTCACGGTGACTGGCGTCTGTCTCCTGGTGATGATAATTCTCTGCGCTTTGGTCGTCTACCTGCTGATTAGACTGAACAG GCTGGAGAAGACGACGACACCCCAGAAGCACTGCTTCTTCAACGAGGGCATCCAGCCGGACGAGGAGCTGTCCAAGAGGGGCTACACCATGTACAAGGGGCAAGTTCT cagttCTATGAAAAGCAGCGAATCTGAGAAGACGAGTAACACATCCCTGGGCAGTGGGAAGACGCCCCGCAATCCGCAGGCCAATTGGAGGAATGCCGGAAATGTGCCGTAG
- the LOC134537571 gene encoding uncharacterized protein LOC134537571 isoform X5 → MIILCALVVYLLIRLNRLEKTTTPQKHCFFNEGIQPDEELSKRGYTMYKGQVLSSMKSSESEKTSNTSLGSGKTPRNPQANWRNAGNVP, encoded by the exons ATGATAATTCTCTGCGCTTTGGTCGTCTACCTGCTGATTAGACTGAACAG GCTGGAGAAGACGACGACACCCCAGAAGCACTGCTTCTTCAACGAGGGCATCCAGCCGGACGAGGAGCTGTCCAAGAGGGGCTACACCATGTACAAGGGGCAAGTTCT cagttCTATGAAAAGCAGCGAATCTGAGAAGACGAGTAACACATCCCTGGGCAGTGGGAAGACGCCCCGCAATCCGCAGGCCAATTGGAGGAATGCCGGAAATGTGCCGTAG
- the LOC134537571 gene encoding uncharacterized protein LOC134537571 isoform X4, producing the protein MDLAALSIFTFTVTGVCLLVMIILCALVVYLLIRLNRLEKTTTPQKHCFFNEGIQPDEELSKRGYTMYKGSMKSSESEKTSNTSLGSGKTPRNPQANWRNAGNVP; encoded by the exons ATG GATCTGGCTGCCCTTTCCATCTTCACGTTCACGGTGACTGGCGTCTGTCTCCTGGTGATGATAATTCTCTGCGCTTTGGTCGTCTACCTGCTGATTAGACTGAACAG GCTGGAGAAGACGACGACACCCCAGAAGCACTGCTTCTTCAACGAGGGCATCCAGCCGGACGAGGAGCTGTCCAAGAGGGGCTACACCATGTACAAGGG ttCTATGAAAAGCAGCGAATCTGAGAAGACGAGTAACACATCCCTGGGCAGTGGGAAGACGCCCCGCAATCCGCAGGCCAATTGGAGGAATGCCGGAAATGTGCCGTAG
- the LOC134537571 gene encoding uncharacterized protein LOC134537571 isoform X2, with protein sequence MDLAALSIFTFTVTGVCLLVMIILCALVVYLLIRLNRLEKTTTPQKHCFFNEGIQPDEELSKRGYTMYKGQVLSMKSSESEKTSNTSLGSGKTPRNPQANWRNAGNVP encoded by the exons ATG GATCTGGCTGCCCTTTCCATCTTCACGTTCACGGTGACTGGCGTCTGTCTCCTGGTGATGATAATTCTCTGCGCTTTGGTCGTCTACCTGCTGATTAGACTGAACAG GCTGGAGAAGACGACGACACCCCAGAAGCACTGCTTCTTCAACGAGGGCATCCAGCCGGACGAGGAGCTGTCCAAGAGGGGCTACACCATGTACAAGGGGCAAGTTCT ttCTATGAAAAGCAGCGAATCTGAGAAGACGAGTAACACATCCCTGGGCAGTGGGAAGACGCCCCGCAATCCGCAGGCCAATTGGAGGAATGCCGGAAATGTGCCGTAG